In Methanofollis aquaemaris, the genomic window GTGACCAGGACGCACCCGGCATGGGGGTCGTGCTCGGCCTGGGCAAGGACGTCGGCGGCGACGAAGACCGGATCCGCGCTCTCGTCGGCGAGCACTCCGATCTCAGAGGGGCCGGCCGGAAAGTCGATCTCTGCGTGGTCTCTCAGCATCATCTTGGCCGCGGTCACAAAGACATTCCCTGGCCCGACGATCTTCTGGACCGGGTCGATGGTCTCGGTCCCCAGGGCCATCGCAGCGATGGCCTGCGCCCCGCCGATGCGGTAGCACTCGTCCACCCCGGCAAGATCGAGGGCGACAAGGGTGAGAGGGTGGATGGGAGGCGGCGAGCAGACGCAGACCTCTGCAACCCCGGCCACCTGCGCGGGGACCGTGGTCATCAGCGCCGTAGAGGGGTACGCCGCACGGCCGCCCGGGACATAGGCCCCGATCCGGTCGAGGGGCGTCGTCTTTACGCCCAGCACCACGCCGGGTTCTACCTCCTCAAGCCAGAGAGAACGGTTGCGCTGCAGTTCGTGGAACCGCCTGATATTGGCCTCAGCATCGGCGAGGGCGTCGATCAGGGCGTCGTCCACCTCGTCGTACGCCGCCTCGAACTCCTCAGGAGCGACCGCGAGATCTTCAAGGTCGATATGGTCAAACTTCCTGGTGAGGGCATAGAGTGCCTCGTCCCCATCCTGTTCCACCGCCCCTACAATCCCGGCAACAGCCTCCCGCACCCCGGCGAGGTCGGCCCGCCGCTGTTCCTTCCATGCAGCAACATCCAGCGCCTTCCACATAGTGCGAAAAGATTCGACACATGAAGGCATTAAGACTTGCTGTAATTCTGGAGAATAGTTGATCAAAAAATATGAATTCAGAAGAATTATTTGAGAGTGATACCAATTTAGAATATGATGAATTCAAAATCCCTGCTGATGACTGCAGTGCTGCTCCTTTGCGCCGCAGTCTTCCTCTGCGGGTGCACCGGCACCCAGACAACCGACGCCACCGACGGAGCCACCACCCCGGCGGCCGGCGACGAAAATGCCACTGTAACAGCCACAGAGACCGTTGCCCAGGCAGAAGAAAGCGTCCTGAACGTCTACCATGCCGGCAGCCTGGCCAAACCCTTCGAGGAACTCGAACAGACATTCGAGGTCGCGCACCCCGGTGTCGACGTCAGGCTCTATGCAGGCGGCTCGACCAAGCTCGCCCGCGAGATCACCGAACTCGGCAAGAGCGCCGACGTCTATGCGACGGCCGACTACTCGCTCATCCCCGACCTGATGGTCCCGGCAGAGAAGGCCGACTGGTACCTCACCTTCGCCAAGAACCGTCTTGTCCTCTGCTACACCAACGAGAGCAAGTACGCCGACGAACTGAACGACGCCAACTGGTACACGATCCTTGCAAAGGACGACGTCAACTGGGCCTTCTCCGACCCGAACCAGGACCCCTGTGGGTACCGCTCACCGATGGTCATTCAGCTCGCAGAACTGCACTATGGCGACGACCAGATCTTTGAGAACACCGTCAGCGCCCACAGCAACATCAAGGTGACCGAGGAGAACGGCACCTACACCATCCACGCCACCGAGCCCGCACCCGAACTCCCGCTCCAGATCCGCCCCAAGAGCGTCGAACTCGTTCAGATGCTCCAGGCCGGCGGACTTGACTACGCCTGGGAGTACAGGAGCGTCGCTGTCCAGAACGGCCTGAACTTCCTCGAACTCCCCGAGGCCGTCGACCTCTCGTCCGTCGAGTATGCCGACACCTACAAGAAGGTGCAGATCGACTGCACCGGCGGCATGAAGGTCGCGACACCGGTCGTCTACGGCGTGACCGTCCCGACGAACGCCGAGCACTCTGCAATGGGCCTTGAGTTCGTGAAGATGCTCATCGGCGAGGAGGGCCAGGCCATCATGAACGGCCAGGGCCAGCCCCCGATCGTTCCGGCCAACGGTTTTGGCGATGTCCCCGCCGAACTCGCGGACCTCACCGCCACCCCCTAACTTCTTTTTTTCCGTGCCGATATTGTCTCCAGATCAAAACGCTCTTTTCCAGATAAAGAACAAAAGAACAAACTGTTTGTAAGGTTCAGAATATGATCATGGGAAGAAGACGCCCCCTCCCTGACCGCTGTCT contains:
- the hisD gene encoding histidinol dehydrogenase is translated as MWKALDVAAWKEQRRADLAGVREAVAGIVGAVEQDGDEALYALTRKFDHIDLEDLAVAPEEFEAAYDEVDDALIDALADAEANIRRFHELQRNRSLWLEEVEPGVVLGVKTTPLDRIGAYVPGGRAAYPSTALMTTVPAQVAGVAEVCVCSPPPIHPLTLVALDLAGVDECYRIGGAQAIAAMALGTETIDPVQKIVGPGNVFVTAAKMMLRDHAEIDFPAGPSEIGVLADESADPVFVAADVLAQAEHDPHAGCVLVTTDPALPARVGAEIRRQLETAERREIIEAALENSGYVVAADFDEAVAAMDEVAPEHLSIQVTDPMAALNAVHHAGSIFVGPYTAVAFGDYASGTNHVLPTAGYARTYSGLDIHHFCKTSSVQMLSREGAEALGDIVESLATAEGLHAHANSVRLRRQRRE
- the wtpA gene encoding tungstate ABC transporter substrate-binding protein WtpA; the protein is MMNSKSLLMTAVLLLCAAVFLCGCTGTQTTDATDGATTPAAGDENATVTATETVAQAEESVLNVYHAGSLAKPFEELEQTFEVAHPGVDVRLYAGGSTKLAREITELGKSADVYATADYSLIPDLMVPAEKADWYLTFAKNRLVLCYTNESKYADELNDANWYTILAKDDVNWAFSDPNQDPCGYRSPMVIQLAELHYGDDQIFENTVSAHSNIKVTEENGTYTIHATEPAPELPLQIRPKSVELVQMLQAGGLDYAWEYRSVAVQNGLNFLELPEAVDLSSVEYADTYKKVQIDCTGGMKVATPVVYGVTVPTNAEHSAMGLEFVKMLIGEEGQAIMNGQGQPPIVPANGFGDVPAELADLTATP